One Dysidea avara chromosome 7, odDysAvar1.4, whole genome shotgun sequence genomic region harbors:
- the LOC136262169 gene encoding inositol 1,4,5-trisphosphate-gated calcium channel ITPR1-like, protein MSAARHQVQQQSLRIGDVIFLYSKEGKGYVFSETSSTHHLSLAVLPVISPDDPNIPDKRMATFKVLAPNKNKAQQRLADMKKKFGDAGLSADEKMQLLTAEKNVEVELKSNQLEQERRNGTPVLYGSVIQLLHMYSGKYVAISTVQISKTETSNMQMQLIPHDSENCLFKILPRYKVRSIGDEVHVDDQVTFASEETEGQYIHTSSKTYYQVGVTLHEQCREVNGAASESGYTIKSHYTMIADEQEKSALTLTAGSVVRLFHREIECYLVAEGSFANDKEDVIVEDVHLRKRKSDHGRLKVPSTSSITYWQIEKDKEPLSGQTVYWGERCRIKHLPTRLYLAVMKSTETNTFQVTLKEHDLATGKADFDIVFRLFPVIEEESGIEFMSYARVNHPHTKTWLAAKKGDTYCRRAFNPNAPGLASLQWDSAELTSIGVHDQMSYDDAFTIEKVDDKLIKKFAYVAGMVPIMTAYIKEIESGQSKAVTIKKANLVRKALDELSNFMKNAHPRMKDHQKLLRNLMVLEVIVRILKNFNPKAPDANVQRIVGKGCYRVVEVYLLGQSRKNENYLARFIPFFETQVGMDLDAENMLTELVRDNSLIVSKYGENQIDDSIQKLLQSKDPRFFDKLGVLCVCNDRPIPEKQNKIIEKLVRKHGKELFYLTEVGGSSAVPNGDPNIIYFHAPSDPQGRWRSLHEIAAKDKSKESKDYQYLVAQLDLFGKLCKGNNVKAVEVIDKEFNYLTFEEALTSAKDDTLHPAVRSKYVELIVVLYVDVGDNRAILENLSLSFIYSKVVEDPYKLAAANPNKSLTGSVNVYFPNLRDWIKSHVEKHQSVTGSKKMMDSNNFNAEVLDLLYLLVKYGYYADLNDINVLMPPLISLLNGMNDKPFPNASDDQSASFRMEGRYKDTHENRAIFNMKTKAMKVMDLFFNFRFYLRLQHFIYDYKQLKGDVDPNQKVSEDEEEQDDEQETVKHRRGLSRYIAPPAQLHQITSGLTQQVTHVTHHVSNVTHRITTKFTSGTGQRTPPPAELQELQKNSHRLRIHENAWLMNIATDRLKTVFAHSAYEFENITDGRGVPFSAILIDLSKYKNDELLHEALHLLNRFYSAEETLFEKAVQAQLLITDSSTMVFNEVSFTHLPALRHLAEVDVNDVQCQQLIRILERLTTLCHLEGDPDEPHTQNQKILYNTGVFTDVVNLVFRDDSSEVSSDASKENDSAKTLQRKLIISKCLQFLRLLARRNSLIQKRLFDRMNDFLQLDVAIPDMAEVLTEVFTGNQETCLKIKEQQVEKVFKLIAYGGPVGQAELLGLLKAVAKVEELDLPLKRNQAYIIKYFSITREAFCGDLLGLEEEKEKRRKELILNGDNSDPALQVLLKTIDLLASCAEGENLFIESVCQNIMSINELLQILTIDDLDPRRKRPFLRYLLWVYMNVGGDKIQTGSIILHHDWQMWSYLEHISLLLEGITKALQNLPPDQLFEAKHNLTTQSIRYKHGRKTKTVTAAYNIPFVTDEKGEIAPGVLLYIMEGILPMLKIYYTDYFIPHDKTASNIAGYSGNEVAPEKEIQISASIARGLLYLVDVIISYLSSQDQWEMLRTTILTILQHDCYDEGLLNVDSRVWARFNLRVKHNVTAQSESLDKFKEEYGREIKLNDEFNNFVRNFELAYWGPNTAHHQIHSPYDIEYSEFEDDLLEVHGDEWLPLGPSFQQHISLYAMRGQHSTKIAPATERIIDCVVSSYNNLADLDEKERYRQDRSNIRYIQLLRAIIHNEIMFVDPDLREEGQDPVLFRKQSERLQSVQNQIQSFGNTVKRLVGLLSHPNELISAEILAFLTVILYTGNRGVQNGFSYLLETREEKLFVNMQYRLQQASTNDRERRMLLTQLESRMETQKALKAGFATSGMVGTAIQATSRENLLGLDAASATEYDVTQEPTLYTPETKLLSASNVEMEDADDGQNTLYQQGQMETTFSTAKRKRPKPTDEEELIAGVALAENKIRLQKLQAHVKSPLESSSKASSLKFRDTSYIELALRTLGLLCDGQYRPMQNYLREQPDNIKTINLISEICMFLQSFYVEATKDNIALIKQVLQTLIEMSVGNFANQQVLFDHQIVDTINRILQTVIFQRCSLSEVLELKQSAVELLQAMCEETHPDSEKLVQGIFKSVDIEALQSTLVYFYKLSQDQTMKEMDEDDDAERAAFMVYHVLIHFADFEGISMSDIEPQSSGSKDPIETKCDADLEDAWDYCRKYTKSIELLYENDDNQKTLAKVHFRFNSKDELPEEIIEKVKYRVSRDSPEDKLRDFLEWMISVRKEIIHLTHLRSHWYTNMFVYNLRWRNYLLILWTLIMNILLIIAWSDVDIKLAYNDEDQNNDTLNRYCRSVSCYGVNIQNSSFSPGDCDSALCMTVDPTVPLERNSHWFFDYALYIGGGIHLLMSIAMVMSYFLINGSNFVLPSAFYKYILRNERTPTYSDEPFFGLRSLYHIVFVACSALSLPFYGYFYCVCLLHIVIDNDILQRVLKSVTKNGRSLLWVAALGLVVLYIYSVGTFAFLANEFHEPDPEEPGDNVRFCRSLIQCFISVLEYGLLDTLGLTVDLPTKFKETALRVVFFDLTFFIIVTTIGLNIVFGIIVDTFSELRDERWRIEEDKKGNCFICNIASYEFERKSEGFDHHVKHEHSMWNYIYFYLYLERIDVSDHNAIESYAYHQIKNEKTDLFPLFQARSLKEGEDDTSTQLAELREMVAEIMQHFRQEKKNAAIHRKREEHAQWEREQRKDI, encoded by the exons TGGAGATGCAGGATTATCTGCTGATGAAAAGATGCAGCTGCTTACAGCTGAG AAAAATGTGGAGGTCGAGTTGAAGAGTAATCAGTTGGAGCAAGAACGGCGAAATGGTACGCCAGTCTTGTATGGATCTGTCATTCAG TtgttacacatgtacagtggaaaGTACGTTGCAATTAGTACAGTTCAGATTTCCAAGACAGAAACTAGCAACATGCAG ATGCAACTGATTCCACATGACTCTGAAAACTGCctgttcaaaattttgcctcGATACAAAGTTAGATCTATAGGAGATGAG GTGCATGTAGATGATCAAGTCACTTTTGCTAGTGAAGAAACTGAAGGCCAGTATATTCACACTAGCAGCAAGACTTATTACCAAGTTGGTGTAACTTTACATGAACAATG CCGTGAAGTCAATGGTGCAGCCTCTGAATCAGGTTACACAATCAAGTCACATTACACAATGATAGCTGATGAGCAAGAGAAATCTGCATTAACTTTAACA GCTGGCAGTGTAGTGAGATTATTCCACCGTGAGATTGAATGCTATTTGGTAGCAGAAGGTTCCTTTGCTAATGACAAGGAAGATGTTATTGTGGAAGATG TGCATTTACGAAAGCGAAAATCAGATCATGGAAGGTTAAAAGTTCCTTCAACTTCCTCCATTACCTACTGGCAGATTGAGAAAGACAAAGAGCCACTGAGTG GTCAAACAGTGTACTGGGGTGAACGTTGCAGAATTAAGCATCTTCCAACACGACTGTATCTTGCAGTCATGAAAAGCACAGAAACAAATACTTTTCAG GTGACACTGAAAGAGCATGACCTGGCCACTGGAAAAGCTGACTTTGATATAGTCTTTAGATTATTTCCTGTTATTGAA GAAGAGAGTGGAATTGAGTTTATGTCTTATGCAAGGGTCAACCATCCTCACACCAAAACATGGCTAGCTGCTAAGAAAG GAGATACATACTGCCGTCGGGCGTTTAACCCCAATGCCCCAGGGTTAGCTAGCTTACAGTGGGATTCAGCTGAGCTAACATCAATTGGAGTTCATGACCAAATGAGTTATGATGATGCCTTTACCATTGAAAAG GTTGATGATAAGTTGATCAAAAAATTTGCTTATGTTGCAGGAATGGTTCCAATCATGACAGCATACATCAAGGAG ATTGAATCAGGCCAGAGCAAAGCAGTGACCATTAAGAAAGCCAACTTAGTTCGAAAG GCCCTAGATGAATTATCAAACTTTATGAAAAATGCTCATCCAAGAATGAAAGACCATCAAAAACTCTTGAGAAATCTGATGGTCCTTGAAGTGATTGTTCGAATCTTGAAAAATTTCAACCCAAAAGCACCTGATGCTAA TGTCCAGAGAATTGTTGGCAAAGGATGTTATCGTGTGGTGGAAGTGTACCTGTTGGGACAAAGCAG AAAAAATGAGAACTACCTAGCTCGTTTTATTCCATTTTTTGAGACGCAAGTTGGAATGGATCTTGATGCTGAAAACATGTTAACTGAACTAGTCAGAGATAACAG TTTAATTGTATCAAAATATGGAGAAAATCAGATTGATGATAGCATTCAAAAGTTACTGCAAAGCAAG GATCCACGTTTCTTTGACAAACTTGGTGTTCTTTGTGTATGCAATGACAGACCAATTCCTGAAAAGCAAA ACAAAATTATTGAGAAGCTAGTTAGGAAACATGGGAAG GAATTATTTTACTTGACTGAGGTCGGTGGAAGCAGTGCAGTTCCCAATGGAGATCCTAATATCATTTACTTTCATGCCCCAAGTGATCCCCAAGGGAGATGGCGTTCCTTGCATGAGATTGCTGCAAAA GACAAATCAAAAGAATCAAAGGATTATCAGTACTTGGTGGCACAGCTTGATCTCTTTGGAAAGCTTTGTAAA GGGAACAACGTTAAAGCAGTGGAAGTCATTGATAAA GAATTCAACTATTTAACCTTTGAAGAGGCACTCACTAGTGCTAAAGATGACACTCTCCACCCTGCTGTTCGTTCAAAATACGTGGAACTGATAGTTG TGCTTTATGTTGATGTTGGAGATAATCGAGCTATCCTAGAGAATTTGTCTTTGTCTTTT ATATACTCAAAAGTAGTGGAAGACCCGTACAAGTTGGCTGCTGCAAATCCCAACAAATCTTTGACTGGGTCAGTCAATGTTTACTTTCCAAACTTGCGAGACTGGATAAAGTCACATGTAGAGAAGCACCAG TCTGTTACTGGGTCTAAGAAAATGATGGACTCAAACAATTTCAATGCTGAA GTGTTGGACCTTTTGTATCTACTTGTCAAATATGGATACTATGCAGACCTAAATGATATAAATGTGCTGATGCCTCCACTTATATCTCTACTTAATGGAATGAATGACAAGCCATTTCCAAATGCTTCTGATGACCAAAGTGCATCATTTAGAATG GAGGGAAGATATAAAGATACTCATGAAAATAGAGCTATCTTCAACATGAAAACCAAGGCAATGAAAGTGATGGACTTGTTCTTTAACTTTCGATTCTATTTGAGACTACAG CATTTCATCTATGACTACAAGCAATTAAAAGGAGACGTTGATCCTAATCAGAAAGTCAGTGAAGATGAGGAAGAACAAGATGACGAACAAGAAACTGTTAAACATCGCAGAGGACTGTCACGATACATTGCTCCTCCAGCACAACTGCACCAGATAACAAGTGGACTGACTCAACAAGTGACACATGTGACACATCACGTTTCTAATGTCACTCATCGTATAACAACAAAGTTTACA AGTGGTACTGGCCAACGTACTCCTCCTCCTGCAGAATTACAAGAGCTCCAGAAAAATTCTCATCGTCTCAGAATACATGAAAATGCATG GCTAATGAATATAGCCACAGACAGGCTGAAAACAGTGTTTGCACACAGTGCTTATGAATTTGAGAACATAACTGATGGCAGAGGAGTTCCATTTTCAGCCATTTTAATT GACTTATCAAAATACAAAAATGATGAATTACTTCATGAAGCTCTTCACTTACTGAACAGGTTCTATTCTGCTGAAGAAACTCTGTTTGAAAAAGCTGTTCAGGCACAG CTACTGATTACCGATTCATCAACAATGGTTTTCAATGAGGTGTCATTTACACATTTGCCTGCACTACGCCATTTGGCTGAAGTTGATGTAAATGATGTGCAGTGCCAGCAACTAATTAGAATCTTGGAAAGACTAACaac CTTGTGTCATTTGGAAGGAGACCCTGATGAGCCACACACTCAAAACCAGAAAATCCTATACAACACTG GAGTGTTCACAGATGTAGTAAATTTGGTGTTCAGAGATGACTCCTCAGAAGTGTCTAGTGATGCATCTAAAGAAAATGATTCTGCAAAGACGCTACAACGCAAACTCATCATCTCCAAATGCCTACAATTTCTAAGACTCTTGGCTAG AAGAAACAGTTTGATCCAAAAACGTCTTTTTGATCGTATGAATGATTTCTTGCAACTTGATGTTGCAATACCTGATATGGCAGAAgtgttgactgaa GTGTTTACTGGCAACCAAGAAACTTGCCTGAAAATTAAAGAGCAACAAGTAGAAAAAGTGTTCAAGTTAATTGCTTATGGTGGACCTGTCGGGCAAGCAGAACTGCTTGGACTGTTAAAGGCTGTTGCAAAG GTTGAAGAATTGGATCTTCCTTTGAAACGCAATCAAGCTTACATAATAAAATACTTCAGTATAACACGAGAGGCTTTCTGTGGTGATCTTCTAGGAttggaagaagaaaaagaaaaaagaag GAAGGAATTGATACTTAATGGGGATAACTCAGATCCAGCCCTACAAGTATTGCTGAAAACGATTGATCTTCTAGCCTCTTGTGCAGAAGGGGAAAATCTCTTCATTGAATCTGTATGTCAGAACATTATGTCTATCAATGAATTACTTCAG ATTCTAACCATCGATGACTTGGACCCGAGACGTAAGAGACCATTTTTACGGTATCTGCTTTGGGTCTACATGAATGTTGGAGGGGATAAAATCCAGACAGGCTCAATTATTCTTCACCACGATTG GCAAATGTGGAGCTATTTGGAACATATTAGTTTACTTCTGGAAGGGATAACCAAAGCATTGCAAAATCTGCCACCTGATCAGTTGTTTGAAGCAAAGCACAACCTTACAACTCAGTCTATCAGATACAAACATGGCCGAAAGACTAAAACTGTAACTGCAGCATACAACATACCATTTGTGACTGATGAAAAAGGAGAAATTGCACCCGGTGTTCTTTTATACATCATGGAGGGAATTCTGCCAATGCTTAAG ATCTACTACACAGACTACTTTATTCCTCATGATAAGACTGCAAGCAATATTGCTGGTTACTCTGGAAATGAAGTAGCTCCTGAAAAGGAAATTCAAATTTCTGCTTCTATTGCCAGAGGATTACTG TATTTAGTGGATGTCATTATCAGCTACTTGAGCTCACAAGATCAGTGGGAAATGCTACGCACCACCATCCTAACCATCCTACAACACGACTGTTATGATGAGGGCTTGCTTAATGTGGACAGCAGG GTGTGGGCCAGGTTCAATTTACGAGTCAAGCATAATGTGACAGCACAGAGTGAATCACTTGAT AAATTCAAAGAAGAATATGGTCGTGAAATAAAACTTAATGACGAGTTCAACAATTTTGTACGGAACTTTGAGCTTGCATACTGGGGTCCTAACACTGCCCATCACCAAATTCACTCTCCATATGATATTG AGTATAGTGAGTTTGAAGATGACCTATTAGAAGTACATGGAGATGAATGGCTTCCACTAGGACCATCCTTTCAACAGCACATTTCCCTTTATGCAAT GCGAGGCCAACACTCAACAAAGATTGCTCCTGCTACTGAAAGAATAATTGATTGTGTGGT GTCATCATATAACAATTTGGCTGATCTTGATGAGAAAGAACGTTACAGACAAGACAGAAGTAATATCAGATACATACAATTACTCCGAGCAATAATTCATAATGAGATCATGTTCGTTGATCCTGACCTCAGGGAAGAAGGACAAGATCCCGTTCTCTTCAGAAA ACAGTCAGAACGATTGCAATCTGTACAAAACCAAATTCAGTCTTTTGGAAATACAGTTAAAAGA CTTGTTGGTTTGCTGTCACACCCTAATGAACTAATTTCTGCTGAAATTTTAGCTTTCTTGACGGTCATTCTTTACACAGGAAACAGAGGGGTTCAG AATGGCTTTAGCTACCTACTGGAAACTAGAGAAGAGAAGTTATTTGTGAACATGCAATATCGCTTGCAACAAGCTAGTACAAATGATCGTGAACGAAGAATGCTTTTAACCCAGCTTGAGTCGCGTATGGAAACGCAAAAGGCATTA AAGGCTGGTTTTGCAACAAGTGGAATGGTAGGGACAGCAATTCAAGCAACTAGCAGAgaa AATTTGCTTGGCTTGGATGCTGCTTCTGCTACTGAATATGATGTAACCCAGGAACCAACATTATACACTCCTGAGACTAAACTTTTATCAGCT AGCAATGTTGAAATGGAAGACGCTGATGACGGCCAAAACACTTTGTACCAGCAAGGTCAAATGGAAACAACCTTTTCTACTGCTAAACGCAAAAGACCAAAACCAACAGATGAAGAAGAG CTGATTGCCGGAGTTGCATTAGCAGAAAATAAAATCCGACTGCAAAAGTTACAGGCACATGTT AAATCACCACTGGAGAGTAGCAGTAAGGCTAGCTCACTCAAATTCAGGGACACATCATATATTGAGCTGGCACTTCGAACTCTTGGCCTACTCTGTGATGGTCAATATCGACCAATGCAAAACTACCTCAGAGAGCAACCAGATAACATAAAGACTATTAACCTTATATCTGAAATATGTATGTTCCTTCAGTCATTTTATGTGGAAGCAACCAAAGACAATATTGCACTTATTAAACAAGTTCTCCAAACGCTAATTGAAATGAGTGTG GGTAATTTTGCCAACCAGCAAGTCCTTTTTGACCACCAAATAGTGGATACGATCAATAGAATCTTACAGACTGTTATTTTCCAGAGGTGTTCCCTGAGTGAG GTGCTTGAGTTGAAACAATCAGCTGTAGAACTTCTTCAGGCAATGTGTGAAGAAACACACCCAGACTCAGAAAAGCTTGTACAGGGAATCTTTAAAAGTGTTGATATAGAAGCTCTTCAAAGTACTCTGGTTTACTTCTATAAGCTCAGTCAGGATCAAACAATG AAAGAGATGGATGAAGACGATGATGCTGAAAGAGCAGCTTTCATGGTTTACCATGTGTTAATACATTTTGCTGACTTTGAAGGAATCTCAATGAGTGACATTG AACCTCAGTCAAGTGGCTCAAAAGATCCAATTGAGACTAAATGTGATGCAGATCTTGAAGATGCTTGGGATTACTGTCGGAAGTACACAAAGAGCATTGAATTACTATATGAGAATGACGACAATCAGAAAACTCTAGCAAAAGTTCACTTTAGATTTAATTCAAAA GATGAGTTGCCAGAAGAAATCATTGAAAAGGTTAAGTATCGGGTTAGCCGTGATTCTCCTGAAGACAAGCTCCGAGATTTTCTAGAATGGATGATATCAGTACGAAAAGAGATCATTCATCTG ACCCATCTCCGTAGCCACTGGTACACCAACATGTTTGTTTACAATCT GAGATGGAGGAATTACTTACTCATACTCTGGACACTGATAATGAATATACTGTTGATAATTGCTTGGAGTGATGTTGACATAAAATT AGCTTACAATGACGAAGACCAGAATAATGACACACTCAACAGATATTGCCGCAGTGTTTCTTGTTATGGAGTTAATATTCAAAACAGTTCCTTTTCACCTGGTGATTGTGACAGTGCTTTGTGTATGACAGTTGATCCAACTGTCCCTCTTGAACGAAACAGCCATTGGTTCTTTGACTATGCTCTATACATTGGTGGTGGCATCCACTTACTGATGAGTATAGCAATGGTCATGTCTTATTTCCTTATTAATGGATCAAACTTTGTACTGCCAAGTGCTTTCTACAAGTATAT ATTACGAAATGAAAGAACTCCTACATACTCTGACGAGCCATTCTTCGGACTCAGATCACTTTATCACATA GTATTTGTGGCATGCTCAGCACTGTCATTACCATTTTATGGATACTTCTATTGTGTTTGTCTACTACACATTGTGATTGATAATGACATTCTACAACGAGTGTTGAAATCTGTTACTAAGAATG GTAGATCACTGCTGTGGGTTGCTGCACTTGGTCTGGTAGTGCTGTATATTTACAGTGTGGGTACCTTTGCATTTTTGGCTAATGAATTTCATGAACCAGATCCTGAAGAACCTGGTGATAATGTCAGATTCTGTCGTTCACTCATTCAATGTTTTATCAGTGTGTTGGAGTATGGTTTACTGGACACCTTAGGACTG ACTGTTGATTTGCCAACAAAGTTTAAAGAGACTGCTTTAAGAGTTGTCTTCTTTGATCTAACCTTCTTCATCATAGTGACCACTATTGGTCTGAACATTGTGTTTGGTATCATTGTGGATACATTCTCTGAACTGAGAGATGAAAGG TGGCGTATAGAGGAAGATAAGAAAGGAAACTGCTTTATCtgcaacatagctagctatgaatTCGAGAGAAAATCAGAG GGTTTTGATCATCACGTGAAACATGAGCATTCTATGTGGAATTATATCTACTTTTATCTGTACCTGGAGAGGATTGATGTCAGTGATCACAATGCCATTGAAAGTTATGCTTATCACCAG ATAAAAAATGAGAAAACCGACCTGTTTCCATTATTTCAAGCGCGGAGCTTGAAAGAAGGTGAAGACGACACTTCAACACAACTTGCTGAATTACGGGAAATGGTAGCAGAGATCATGCAACATTTCAGACAAGAG aaaaaaaatgCAGCTATACACAGAAAGAGGGAGGAGCATGCACAATGGGAAAGGGAACAGAGGAAAGATATTTAA
- the LOC136262216 gene encoding queuosine 5'-phosphate N-glycosylase/hydrolase-like isoform X1, which produces MNPLLSAEYISDKAIDVFINNTGIESAAELILSEIKLHKDLLYVTKIQPLTPTGLTDQETLEWMFVLDVLNFCFWSDSDVLFTVSYSDSQWTGYRALRAAFLKAIEAGTPIHKPSFYASITKEVLSDILRSTTSVDVPMLKERVDCLQEAGKVLIEKFGGSVQELVKESGQSAIKLVELLFNNFSSFRDVAVYKGQKVFFLKRAQIFVSNVWSAFGGSGYGTFHDINTLSMFADYRVPQTLQFLGVLNYSDSLLKKLQGGIHIEQGSGIECEIRGCSIHAVELIRKKLCLLVSADPELDSDVDLHAVLIDCYLWNYAKDHREVMKSYPIHKTYTIFY; this is translated from the exons ATGAATCCATTGTTGTCCGCGGAATACATAAGTGACAAAGCGATCGATGTATTTATTAACAATACAGGCATTGAGTCTGCTGCAGAGTTG ATCTTATCAGAGATCAAACTCCATAAGGATTTACTGTATGTTACAAAGATCCAACCCCTCACACCTACAGGGTTAACTGACCAAGAGACACTGGAGTG GATGTTTGTGTTGGACGTGCTTAACTTCTGCTTTTGGTCAGACAGTGATGTGTTGTTCACAGTTAGCTACAGTGACTCTCAATGGACAGGTTATAGGGCTCTAAGAGCGGCTTTCTTGAAAGCTATAGAG GCTGGTACTCCCATACACAAACCATCCTTCTATGCTTCAATCACTAAAGAAGTTCTTAGTGACATTTTAAGGTCAACCACTTCTGTTGATGTTCCCATGTTAAAAGAAAGAGTTGATTGTTTACAAGAAGCTGGAAAAGTATTGATCGAG AAATTTGGTGGATCTGTACAAGAACTTGTTAAAGAGAGTGGGCAAAGTGCCATTAAACTAGTTGAGCTGTTATTCAACAACTTCAGTAGCTTCAGGGATGTCGCAGTGTACAAGGGACAGAAAG TATTCTTCCTAAAAAGAGCTCAAATATTTGTGTCTAATGTGTGGAGTGCTTTTGGTGGAAGTGGCTATGGTACTTTTCATGACATCAATACTTTAAGTATGTTTGCTGATTATCG GGTGCCACAAACCCTGCAGTTTTTAGGTGTGCTAAATTATTCAGATTCACTATTAAAGAAATTACAAGGAG GGATCCATATAGAACAAGGTTCAGGTATTGAGTGTGAAATCAGAGGATGTTCGATCCATGCTGTTGAG TTGATCAGAAAGAAGCTGTGCTTACTTGTGTCCGCAGATCCTGAGTTGGACTCTGATGTAGATCTACATGCAGTCCTCATTGACTGTTATCTATGGAACTATGCTAAAGACCATAGAGAAGTTATGAAATCTTATCCTATACATAAAACATACACAATATTTTACTAA
- the LOC136262216 gene encoding queuosine 5'-phosphate N-glycosylase/hydrolase-like isoform X2: MRMFVLDVLNFCFWSDSDVLFTVSYSDSQWTGYRALRAAFLKAIEAGTPIHKPSFYASITKEVLSDILRSTTSVDVPMLKERVDCLQEAGKVLIEKFGGSVQELVKESGQSAIKLVELLFNNFSSFRDVAVYKGQKVFFLKRAQIFVSNVWSAFGGSGYGTFHDINTLSMFADYRVPQTLQFLGVLNYSDSLLKKLQGGIHIEQGSGIECEIRGCSIHAVELIRKKLCLLVSADPELDSDVDLHAVLIDCYLWNYAKDHREVMKSYPIHKTYTIFY; the protein is encoded by the exons ATGAG GATGTTTGTGTTGGACGTGCTTAACTTCTGCTTTTGGTCAGACAGTGATGTGTTGTTCACAGTTAGCTACAGTGACTCTCAATGGACAGGTTATAGGGCTCTAAGAGCGGCTTTCTTGAAAGCTATAGAG GCTGGTACTCCCATACACAAACCATCCTTCTATGCTTCAATCACTAAAGAAGTTCTTAGTGACATTTTAAGGTCAACCACTTCTGTTGATGTTCCCATGTTAAAAGAAAGAGTTGATTGTTTACAAGAAGCTGGAAAAGTATTGATCGAG AAATTTGGTGGATCTGTACAAGAACTTGTTAAAGAGAGTGGGCAAAGTGCCATTAAACTAGTTGAGCTGTTATTCAACAACTTCAGTAGCTTCAGGGATGTCGCAGTGTACAAGGGACAGAAAG TATTCTTCCTAAAAAGAGCTCAAATATTTGTGTCTAATGTGTGGAGTGCTTTTGGTGGAAGTGGCTATGGTACTTTTCATGACATCAATACTTTAAGTATGTTTGCTGATTATCG GGTGCCACAAACCCTGCAGTTTTTAGGTGTGCTAAATTATTCAGATTCACTATTAAAGAAATTACAAGGAG GGATCCATATAGAACAAGGTTCAGGTATTGAGTGTGAAATCAGAGGATGTTCGATCCATGCTGTTGAG TTGATCAGAAAGAAGCTGTGCTTACTTGTGTCCGCAGATCCTGAGTTGGACTCTGATGTAGATCTACATGCAGTCCTCATTGACTGTTATCTATGGAACTATGCTAAAGACCATAGAGAAGTTATGAAATCTTATCCTATACATAAAACATACACAATATTTTACTAA
- the LOC136262213 gene encoding kelch domain-containing protein 8B-like, with protein MAEGGVDKGAHPSDYFWERLPEMETKRLYAACGVHDNRLYVVGGADGMGKGMDVAEVLHLPTKKWQTLPNAPNKRIGCNSVVFFDNKMALIGGTGDKHDPIAEIDVLNLETNQWEHMPPLPMGIVKPFVILVGRNIYMFGGSTTGTKPLNRVACFNIDKYEWSPLPDMPTARYCMDGYLHGNKLYLVGGRSGKTAIPALECYDIEAKTWESLPPFPHNKTFYSVVGHNNNIFVIGGIDPKKGVVKTVDRFSISERQWIKVPPVFSARADFAAGVIGGRVVCAAGIGSERLKPLDEGETINNTYKKWQRIPNMRQARASVSSCIHDGKLYMVGGAGEGGPQCLVEVLQVRKE; from the coding sequence ATGGCTGAAGGAGGAGTTGACAAAGGTGCCCATCCCAGTGACTACTTTTGGGAAAGACTACCAGAAATGGAAACAAAACGGCTTTACGCAGCGTGTGGAGTCCATGACAACCGCCTTTACGTTGTGGGAGGTGCGGATGGGATGGGAAAGGGTATGGATGTTGCAGAAGTACTACACCTACCGACAAAGAAATGGCAAACACTACCTAATGCGCCCAACAAGCGAATCGGATGTAACAGTGTAGTGTTCTTTGACAACAAAATGGCTTTAATTGGTGGTACAGGTGATAAGCATGATCCAATTGCTGAAATTGATGTGCTAAATTTAGAAACGAACCAGTGGGAGCACATGCCACCTCTTCCCATGGGTATTGTGAAACCATTTGTCATACTGGTGGGCAGAAACATTTACATGTTTGGAGGCAGTACAACAGGTACTAAACCACTGAATAGAGTTGCATGTTTTAACATTGACAAGTACGAGTGGTCACCACTTCCTGACATGCCAACTGCTAGATACTGTATGGATGGATATTTACATGGAAACAAGCTCTACCTGGTTGGTGGTCGTAGTGGAAAGACTGCAATTCCAGCTCTGGAGTGTTACGACATTGAGGCCAAAACCTGGGAGTCTTTACCACCTTTCCCACACAACAAAACATTCTACAGTGTTGTGGGACACAACAACAACATCTTTGTCATTGGTGGAATTGATCCCAAGAAAGGTGTGGTAAAGACAGTAGACAGGTTCAGTATTTCGGAACGCCAGTGGATAAAGGTCCCTCCTGTCTTTAGTGCCCGGGCTGATTTTGCAGCAGGTGTAATAGGTGGTAGAGTTGTCTGTGCAGCTGGCATAGGTAGCGAACGGTTAAAGCCACTGGATGAGGGCGAGACTATCAACAATACATACAAGAAATGGCAACGCATACCAAATATGAGGCAAGCACGTGCTTCAGTGTCTTCATGTATACATGATGGAAAACTCTATATGGTTGGTGGTGCTGGTGAAGGTGGACCACAATGTTTAGTAGAGGTGCTACAAGTACGAAAAGAATAA